acaacttgcaatcattaataaaAGAATGAATTCcaaagttcatcaggatgtttcgctggaaaacctgaggccgtctgtcagacagttgaaactaaaaattagatggatgctgcaacaagacaatgatccaaaacacagaagtaaatcaacttcagaatggttccagaagaacaaaatacacgttctagagtggccaagtcaaagtccagacttgaacccaattgagatgctgtggcatgacctaaatacagtgattcatgccagacatacctagaatctgattgaactacagcagttttgtagagaagaatgggccaagattagtcctgatcgatgttcagctacaggaagcgtctggttaaagttattgccGCCAAATGGGGGAGCACAAAATACTAAATGTGACGgttaacttatttttccccttttgtcgttgtttgcatactatcctcattacaaaatgaaaagctataaatgtttgggtggttttagttaaccgttttttcatctgtgtgattttgacaaagaccagctcacatctgatggtgattttatgcagaaatgtgagaaattccaagggttcagatactttttcatacctctgtaacatttatgatatgtcgactgatcattatttgaatgaaaaacagGCCAAATCTGGTGCATTTTTCATATTAGCTTGAATTAATTCATTGTTTTTGAGATTTACATTATGCCAAATGCACCTTATAATGAAGTCTTTATGAAACAACATGGATTCATGATTGTTTGCCTTAGGTGCCTTTATTACGATCCTGTCCATTTAAAGTATTTTGCCACCATCATGTAGCATCTATATGCAATTATAATCCTCTTTGTTGATCTCATTTATCGAGGTGTCACTGTAAGAAAAAATAAAGTCCTTTCTTATTTGTCCTTCTCCGGGAGGCCGCTTTCTGCTCTTAGGCTCTGACTGCTGGCTGAGATGAAGCTGATCCAGTGCTGAAGGTCCTCTGGGAATTCGGGACATTCCACCTGCATAGATGGAACCCTCAAGTTAACGTTTTCTTGGCGAATAAGCAACCCTGATGTCATCTTACCTTCCGCTTGCAGAGATACTGCATGATACTGTCCGGGCTGCTACGGAGGACAGTCTGCTTACAGTACATGATGGCGCACACCAGTCCGTCCTTGCTCGACACGAACCTCTGCTCCAGGAAGAAGGCTTTGTCGTCCCACGTCACTACCCGACTCCGAAGCTCATACGCTTCACCGATGTAAAGTGGCCTGCGGAAGCGGATGGTGGTCGCCCCGACCACCATGGAGGCCTTGAGGGCCCGCAGCGCCTTGAACATGCCGTTCCGAATGTACAGCGAGAAGCGGGCAAAGTCACACTCGCGCAGGTAGCGGGCGTTGTTCATGTGACACATGTCGATGTCGCGGGGGGCCACCCGGCCCGTCATGACCAGTTCGCCCGTCACGTCGCGCATCGGAGGCTGCAGCCAGGCGCGGACCACCACGACGGCTGCCCGCAAAAAGTACCACGCGTCCAAGCTGCAGAAGAGAGCCAGGAGGCCGGCGAGCAGCAGCAACAGCCACATCTCTCTGGAGATCAAATTAGGTAATGAGTGCAAGTCATGGGTGTCCAAAATACGGTCCATGGGCCAACTGTGGCCCAGTGCCCAGTTTTTATTGGCCGTCGACAAATTATCAAAATATCATTGAAAATAGTCCGCACAAGAAGCTTGACTTCGGACGacattctgttgcacttctcagcttCAACAGTAGATGGAGCGAGTCACTTAACCAGTGCCTCTCCGTTAGCTCAAGGCTGAAAATCTGACATGTTGAAAACAATGTAGGAAAACTAgaatttcagtattttgttttacataaataatTCCATGTGATAAATTGAGCTTTCTTGGTGGTAATTTAATTCTCTTTGTTCTGCAGtttcaataatgttttttttttttcttcaatatccTTTAGGGcttcagctattgattattttagtagtcaattaatcgatgaactagttagttcgaataatcggataaggaacataaaaaattaaaatactgtttgatacgtggcagtgtatcaaatacttgttctccccactgtacacacacacacacacacacatatacatacatacatacatacatatacatattagggctgtcaaacgattaaaatttttaatcgagttaattacagcttaaaaaattaattaatcgtaattaatcacaattcaaaccatctataaaatatgccatatttttctataaattattgttggaatggaaagataagacacaagacattcaacatacaatacataaggactgtatttgtttattataacaagatggcattaacattagtaacattatgttaaagcgatccatggatagaaagacttgtagttctaaaagataaatgttaggacaagttatagaaattttatattaaaacccctcttaatgttttcgttttaataaaatttgtaaaattttcaatcaaaaaataaactagtagcccgccattgttgatgtcaataattacttacacaatgctcatgggtgctgaagcctataaaatcagttgcacccaagcgccagcagagggcggcaaaactccataaaacacaattaacaagtgggcatttcactatactgtcatttaaatctgtctgagcgggacatgtgcgttaattgtgtcaaatattttaacgtgattaatttaaaaaattaattaccggccgttaacgcgataattttgacagccctaatacatatatatacacatacacacatttatatatacatgtgtatatatatatatatatatatatacatgtgtatatatatatatatatatacatatatatatatacacatacatatatatatacatatacatatatatatacacagtgccctccataattattggcacccctgaaaaagatgtgttttttagcttctaatatatgtatatttttattcaaataatatgggactttaatggaaaaaaaggaaaaaaatccaaccttcaatacaagtgcattcattcagtggggagaaaaaatcccacataaagaaaaaaatatttgacatcaaataatgtgtattagaagctaaaaaaacatctttttcaggggtgccaataattatggagggcactgtatgtacatatatatatatatatatacacacacacatagacgtaacgcaataaaactgcaacaaaaataaatgacatgaacaaaaatatatattttaataatgggtcaaaattatttttcgagcaccttagacggtcatttgctttgcatatgattaaaaaaaatattttaaaaatattttaaaaaatgatttttttctttgattgaaaatattttttttttttgattgaagcaacttttttgggattgaattatttagacacaaatgtcctaatgatAACATGGCcccaacacaaaaaggattgcttcaatcaaaaaaactttttcaatgaaaaattaagtgttcaaatgcaaaattttcaatatcaaatattttatcgcattccaaaactttttttttaattaaaatttttcattttttgattgaagtgattttctttttgaaaatctatattttttgaagccacttatttttcgattgaataataaagacaaaaatgtccttgccaaaatgtggcccaaacacagatcaacattacttccaaaaaaaaaaaaaaaaaaaaaaaaaatcaatcaaaaatagctttcacatgcattttttgagtttcaaacttatttttgcattcaaacaatttttttcttgattgaagcgacattttttcggttaaaaatatatattttgattgaagcaactcttttttttttttttttaattaaagcaacttttgtaaactttttgattgaataataaagacacaaatctacctccgaatggctccgcccaggggatacaatttttgactggggtaactacattggcacgtcaCCGGCggtcgtaccatattcaatggatgacgatcttggcgaaaatttaaaattcccctcaagaatgatgggaaacaaaaaacgctcattgtcaacttattattataaatattttcttgtaagttaattttattgctgacactgcgtttcggggtcatcaacatgccccAAAATTCAAACTCTGCCTGTGCCCAAATGcctaagtttttttgtttgtattgcaAGCCTCTTTCAATTTGCATTGGGATAAATATTGGAAACTGTTTCGAAGAGTCTCACTGAAAAATTGCGGAATCTTCTTCAAATCATTTCTTTTTAATGGGGAAAtattagggattttttttttttttttgacataatGACTCGAACACTAATAGCTTTTCCCATGATATAGGCAACTCATGCGGAACTACTTCAAAACAGGTCTTGCAAGACGAACAAGCTATAATGTGATGTGAACACACCTCAACACGGCACACATATTCTACAACATTATAAATGACGTTTCTTGATAAACAGTTTGACTGGTTCGCTGATTGACGGCGCCACTATAGAGTACTAGAAATGCACTTCCACATGATTATGAGATGAGATCGTCATGTGGATTGGCTGTGGCTTTGGCAAACGATACTAATGCGGTAACCCATTACAACAATTTAGGAAATGTTTACCTATCCCAAAAGTTGCTCGCTCTGCGAATAACCCGAGTGCACAACATAAAACGTCATTGGTTGCATGAAGCATGAACTCACCAAACAAGTGTCTTTTGCGTAGTAAACTTCAGAAAGCCATACTTTTAAGTGAGGTGTCAGGATAGGGGGTCCGCTGGCAAAAACTACTTCCGTTGCTACCCTTCAACAAAATGCCGTGGAGAATAAGACGATGACGTTCATTATCATATTTAAGCGTCGAGCAACTCCACATAGAGAAGAAAACTGAATATAGTGTGGTTAAACGTGTTAATTCTTATTAGTTATTAGTACGGCagcgccattttttatgtgtaaaGACCACTTATTTGACCTAAAACCACActtccggtgttcggccattccttactacgcggcgaaacgtccaacacaatgctcagcgcgcatgcgcacatcggttagaagcggggagtactcactatttttgtttttatttagttatttagaaccttatcACTgcgtcaaagatactttttgcatgtattactctctcatacttttaactattgtgttttttttttgtgttagctttgaaggagttgaccacattagtcacgtagcgtttttaaaccgtccttatttgatataactttttctgcaggcatttttttagtacgttaatcctgtatgcatctaaacaaagcaagtttagagcgcacggtagtaatttgggtgtcaaattcgactaatatgTAGTTGGACGTTTTGCCGATGTaagagattttggcagaacaccggtcttACCAACCCCGGGTATGATGCCAGAGAATGGCAAGGAAGTTAATTGGCAAAAAATGTCAAGTCATTAAAATGAATGCACTAATGCAATTTTACTTTCGGAAAACAAATAGGGCACTCACATCTCGCTGTCAATTAACATTTCATAATTATCCCATTCAAAACAATGTAAAGTACAAGGGAacgtccgttttttttttcccccagctaTTCTGGGTGTGACATGACAACCGCAAGTGATGATCATGCAGAGTTTTCAAATACTGCACGAGTTAGAGCATGTTGACACATGACATGGCAACAAAGAAAATCTATGGATAacatgcagggccggcccagcctatacgcaaacTATGCAGCTgcgtagggcccctgaccactaggggccccccaatctggcaattgtttaatttatattctattttgtttactgcagtttgctttatttgacttttgtgagttttgatacttgattacaagcttaaaaaacaagttcttccttaacttctttctttcctcttttagaaaaaggtttggcgctgtctactgtaagtactgacaatcatttggggtgagaagtttgaagtatgcagtgcaacaaaatctgattaatatacaaaatatggacgtatgggttggattgcatgtatgggtttcacagtacactgtgacgaaatgatgggccaaaaatatgggcccctttgcattttttttgcttagggcccccaaacggcctgggccggccctgataaCATGCTAGCACCATAGgcggaatttgacttttgggccaggggggcacaaccaaggacgtaggtttgcatagggacggtagggacaaaacactagcaACGTTTTAGGATGCTGACATTGTCCCCTCCAACTTCCACcacttcccatatgttttaattgaccccatcattattaagtgaattattttcattatgttcagacttacatgtacctcttttcacttgctgaatgtgccggtccatttttttcctccaaaacgcACATTTGAATGGCTAATGAATTGGACCCCACAGACACCACACATTAgatattaaagggatcctctatttttaagacaagtaattcttaaaagataaatgttagtatgagttataataatttgatattaaaacccctcttaatgtttttgttttaatacagtttgtaaaattattttaagtgataggtcgccattcttgttacgtcgcagtgcgtgacgtcactggtcccgttgccgaaattccagcgtgtcactcgttagctttcccaacatgccgtcagttctacccttcctatttgaaccagatctgaaaagtaaagagcaggacagcactgtcggtcgttcacaagacgagcttcagggaaaaatgcgtgcagcaaatacctgataagacaaaagttgggcaaaactggtgatgcgagagactgcggttgggagcgagaacgCTGTACGCTGTccagttttattagcagatattcaaggtaagcatattgcgttttcaaacttatcccaatataattatgtagattgttagcatccagagctgtcgtgtgctttacatacagtacaggccaaagagcacaccttgtgtaatccatgtcttgtacattgtaacacgtgatagctaggatacgtgtataaaagtaccaaaaaggggagaagcttccactatgcacatttattcacaaaaaataatatttacatcttgaccactcttcactcgggagctcagcagtaatcaaacacgcgttccctgacgaactccaacattgttgtgaggtccacgtcagagtcactgtcgtcactgtagcgtgccatagtgctttaattatttagtatgatttggggaaaactcccacgaagaatagtcaacataaaagatagcaatagtaatccaaatccgtgtgaatctcttatgaatgtaagcccATTGGTGACCATTGATAGCcctagaaaaaaatacaattaagcgatggtTATGAGTTACGTatttatccgtgacttttttacagaccccattttttttattgtgatgtcatttgtttgaacgtttaaaatatgcgggtgaattttttaaagtcgtttttttccctaaacgaaatattagacatcaattaatgattctaagctaaaaatgacagaccttttgaatgataaatataattaattaccttcgttttatgcccgggttgaaacaaaagcggttgtgcgacatctgtaaacgggggtttccagtgtaaaatggacaaattaaaaatagttcgggggcttaatgcgccatgaatctgctatggcagcataaagacattgttctatcaaacacaacagttgttttggctttaaATACAGCACTTTCTTTTAAACAGGAGTGCAAGAGCTGCTTATTGCTTattaactgctttttcagccttgtctgtgttttccgccatatgcattcGCTGCTATTGTGAAGAAGTGGCTCCACTATGCCCCAGACATAGACAGCGAATCATGCCAGACAGCCCAGGAATCTACAgatctacagcagttttgtagagaggtaTGGGCCAAGaccagtcctgatcgatgtgccagactgatctgcagctacaggaagcatctggttgaagttattgctgccaaagggggggggagggtgcacaaaatattaaatgtgatggttcacttacatatttttcctccttttgtcatcgtttgcatactatcctcattaaaatatgaaaacctataaatgtttgggtggttttagtgaaagcagacactgttttttcatctgtgtgatttggacaaagttaagctcacatttgatggtgattttatgcagaaacgtgagaaattccaaaaggttcagttactgtttcataccactgtagtgatGCCTAGCCCCACCTCCCCTCGAAAGACAATTACCTGAAAAAAATGGATTCTAGGTTGAGAATAACGATAGATTACTTCTACGGAAATGCAAAATACcgaattggcccgaatataagacgcccctgattataagacgaccacttctttttcaagactcaagtagtgatgcacgataatgcatttttcaaccgataccgataacccatAATTTCCTcatcgttccaaccgataatgtcaagccataattctattaaaagtcaCAAGCCCCATAGTTTAGCTTAGTTCATGTGTGTTTAGCTTCAGCATTCGCgcgagcagcagcctcgtattcgttccaaaaatattTGTGATGCAATTTTAAATGGCTGATCGGGTTAGTGgtcttgaatgaggacgctttctttccgcctcgtggaacatctgcagtgcatgttttgcagatggtgAGAGCATCGTTTTTTTCACACACGGAAAAAAGTCAACCCACGCTAGTGACAGAGGCGCCATGATATCACCTCAACCCTGTAGTGTGACGCCGCCTCATCTATGACGCcatactcctcaacccctcctcaatCAGGGGCTTTAgagagaggaggggttgaggaggcggcggtggagaagtggacaaaactgcttcggatgcgcacatttggaggctaaatcgagtatataattattggattgcattatcggttgattttttttaatttatctggattatctgtgtgaagtCATGATTGCCATTATCAGCCGATAATTAtcagtaaccgatattatcgtgcatctatagactcaagtttgaaaaaaactttttgaacaccaaatacagaaaataattacagtacatccgaagcaaatgataaaacaatatatttgagagaaaaagcatgtttttttgcctcattcaaatctcaatatctgaacatttataaatacgtaaactaaagtgcaatcacattcgtaaatgaatgacttctggtttttgaaatgtaaataaaccaatctattgtgataaaacaacaaaattgcaataactgcattaaccatcaaagtgaagtctaactgtaactgtagtcttgaaacaaatctgaatttgaaaaacattgcaataaaataatgcaaactggttaaacttgagagtagttgagatctgtcatgacagaacatcgcttcaatgatatctggcgccatctagcgtcgtgaatgggtataatgtctagaccgcgaatataagacgaccccctctttttcagtcttattgctatgcaaaaaaacactgtcttatattcgggccaatacgatatgTCAAATATGTCAGTTTCCTCTGGATCATTATCAATGTTCCAGAACAGGAATATCTCAATTTGGcaattaaagggtatgtagtgccctgggaaaatgttaatattccatcatttatccataaacgcatgccttttgtattcatatcatgccacttcgtgtaattacaagaaaatgagagaaatttggctcgattgtcaagctaaaacgaccggcgcccgagatctggcagattgtgtgcgtgacgtcacgacaagtgaagaggtgggcagcgcctgtctgcatcaatagaattccttctagtgaggggagaattacgggtgttttgagctgtttatgctgatgcattgtgttcgtcctgcacatattccaggttccctcatgaagaaacacccctcgttgtcaataaaagagaattcagaattgacagtgaggggtgtttcttcaacaagaaaaaggctcagtgctttaatactgaatggcggcgatgatggcagacaatttcgtttctagtttcagcgacgaatccgacgtagaaggacgtaacgaatgttcatctaatggtgacgaggagagttacgaagctttaatcggtgttttaggttaccaatttgagcccaaacgaacgccaatgcagcgtaatgaaacggtcattgaggggagcaatgacactgatgaaacatcggcagcagatcgtgtgggaaacaccaatgatttgttttgcatttctttttgtgaagctgatacaccgtgactgcaaaataaaggaatgcatagaataatgatcatttattgcgctatcatacagtgccttgcaaaagtattcggcccccttgaatcttgcaacctttcgccacatttcaggcttcaaacataaagatatgaaatttaatttctttgtcaagaatcaacaacaagtgggacacaatcgtgaagtggaacaacatttattggataatttaaacttttttaacaaataaaaaacaaaaaagtggggcgtgcaatattattcggccccttt
The DNA window shown above is from Corythoichthys intestinalis isolate RoL2023-P3 chromosome 14, ASM3026506v1, whole genome shotgun sequence and carries:
- the LOC130929926 gene encoding protein THEM6-like, translating into MWLLLLLAGLLALFCSLDAWYFLRAAVVVVRAWLQPPMRDVTGELVMTGRVAPRDIDMCHMNNARYLRECDFARFSLYIRNGMFKALRALKASMVVGATTIRFRRPLYIGEAYELRSRVVTWDDKAFFLEQRFVSSKDGLVCAIMYCKQTVLRSSPDSIMQYLCKRKVECPEFPEDLQHWISFISASSQSLRAESGLPEKDK